In Stutzerimonas stutzeri, a genomic segment contains:
- the rplS gene encoding 50S ribosomal protein L19 has product MTNKIIQALEAEQMTKELPPFAPGDTVVVQVKVKEGERERLQAFEGVVIGKRNRGLNSAFTVRKISNGVGVERTFQYYSPMVDSLSVKRRGDVRKAKLYYLRALSGKAARIKEKLS; this is encoded by the coding sequence ATGACCAACAAGATTATCCAGGCGCTCGAAGCCGAGCAGATGACCAAAGAACTGCCTCCGTTCGCCCCCGGTGACACCGTTGTCGTCCAGGTGAAAGTGAAGGAAGGCGAGCGTGAACGTCTGCAGGCCTTCGAAGGCGTTGTAATCGGCAAGCGTAACCGCGGCCTGAACAGTGCCTTCACCGTTCGCAAGATCTCCAACGGTGTGGGCGTTGAGCGTACTTTCCAGTACTACAGCCCGATGGTCGACAGCCTCAGCGTCAAGCGTCGTGGCGATGTCCGCAAAGCCAAGCTGTACTACCTCCGCGCGCTGTCTGGCAAGGCAGCCCGTATCAAGGAAAAGCTTTCCTGA
- the xerD gene encoding site-specific tyrosine recombinase XerD: MPALDDPVIDRFLDALWLEKGLSDNTREAYRSDLALFNGWLSAQGVRLVGAGREAILDHLAWRLANNYKARSTARLLSGLRGFYRFLLREGEISVDPTLRVELPQLGRPLPKALSEADVEALLAAPDFGDPLGLRDRAMLEVLYATGLRVTELVSLSLEQINLRQGVLRTLGKGNKERLVPLGEEAMHWLARYLRDARDILLAGKASDVVFPSRRGDLMTRQTFWHRIKLHARQAGIAASISPHTLRHAFATHLLNHGADLRTVQMLLGHSDLSTTQIYTHIARARLQELHAQHHPRG; encoded by the coding sequence ATGCCCGCACTTGACGACCCCGTGATCGATCGTTTCCTCGATGCCCTCTGGCTCGAGAAAGGGCTGTCGGACAATACCCGTGAGGCCTATCGGAGCGATCTGGCGCTGTTCAACGGCTGGCTCAGCGCGCAAGGCGTTCGCCTGGTGGGCGCGGGCCGGGAGGCAATTCTCGATCATCTTGCTTGGCGATTGGCCAATAACTACAAGGCGCGCTCTACCGCACGGCTGCTTTCTGGGCTCCGCGGTTTTTATCGGTTTCTACTTCGCGAAGGCGAGATCTCGGTAGATCCCACGCTACGCGTCGAACTGCCGCAGCTTGGGCGACCACTGCCCAAAGCGTTGTCCGAAGCCGACGTGGAAGCATTGCTGGCCGCACCGGATTTCGGCGATCCGCTGGGGTTGCGCGACCGGGCGATGCTTGAAGTCCTTTATGCGACCGGCCTGCGTGTGACGGAACTGGTGAGTCTTAGTCTGGAGCAAATCAATCTTCGCCAGGGCGTGCTGCGCACGTTAGGCAAGGGCAACAAGGAGCGCCTGGTGCCGCTCGGGGAGGAGGCCATGCACTGGTTGGCGCGCTATCTGCGCGATGCCCGGGATATCCTGCTCGCGGGTAAGGCGAGTGATGTGGTGTTTCCCAGCCGACGTGGCGATCTGATGACGCGGCAGACGTTCTGGCATCGAATCAAACTGCACGCCCGGCAAGCTGGAATTGCGGCTTCGATTTCGCCCCACACGTTGCGCCATGCCTTCGCCACGCACCTGCTCAACCACGGCGCGGATCTTCGGACCGTGCAGATGTTGCTCGGCCATAGCGACTTATCTACCACTCAGATATACACGCATATCGCCCGCGCGCGGCTACAGGAACTCCACGCGCAGCATCATCCGCGTGGCTGA
- a CDS encoding DsbC family protein, with product MRVIRLFAAATIGLASTVALAADADKTIRDSLQSMQPGMPIEAIAESPMDGVYQVQLKGGRQLYASADGQFVIQGYMFQFKDGQAVNLTEQAQSRSVAKMIDAIPTSEMVVFSPEKPKTHITVFTDTDCGYCQKLHSEMPELNRLGVEVRYMAFPRQGMGSHGANTLASVWCAKDRQAAMNKAKAREDIPVASCDNPVAKQYELGQMIGVQGTPAIILADGQVIPGYQPAPQLAELALKAQ from the coding sequence ATGCGCGTGATTCGTTTATTTGCTGCTGCGACCATTGGTCTTGCTAGCACTGTTGCCCTGGCCGCCGATGCCGACAAGACGATCCGAGATTCGCTGCAGTCCATGCAGCCTGGCATGCCGATCGAGGCGATTGCCGAAAGTCCCATGGATGGCGTCTATCAGGTCCAACTCAAGGGAGGGCGGCAGCTCTACGCGAGCGCTGATGGGCAGTTCGTGATTCAGGGGTATATGTTTCAGTTCAAGGACGGTCAGGCCGTTAACCTGACCGAGCAGGCCCAGAGTCGCTCGGTTGCCAAGATGATTGACGCCATTCCCACCAGTGAGATGGTGGTCTTCTCGCCAGAGAAGCCGAAGACTCACATCACGGTTTTCACCGATACCGATTGTGGTTATTGCCAGAAACTTCACAGTGAAATGCCTGAGCTTAACCGTCTGGGCGTCGAGGTTCGCTATATGGCTTTCCCGCGGCAAGGTATGGGCAGTCATGGCGCCAATACCCTCGCCAGCGTCTGGTGCGCCAAGGATCGTCAGGCGGCGATGAATAAGGCCAAGGCGCGTGAGGACATACCAGTCGCCAGCTGCGACAACCCCGTTGCAAAGCAGTACGAGCTGGGTCAAATGATCGGCGTCCAGGGGACTCCGGCGATCATTTTGGCTGATGGTCAGGTTATTCCAGGGTACCAGCCTGCGCCCCAGCTTGCTGAGCTCGCGTTAAAAGCCCAGTGA
- a CDS encoding GFA family protein — translation MKLEGSCHCKAVRFSLESAEPYPFMRCYCSICRKTAGAGGYAINLGGDNRTLAVEGRENLSIYQAKMVDPATGATRVSDGQRHFCKLCGSALWLWDPNWPDLVHPHASAIDTDLPEPPESTHLMLASKASWVEPQVGPDDRCFDRYPDESLAQWHQRLGLQSEPR, via the coding sequence ATGAAGCTTGAAGGTTCCTGTCATTGCAAAGCCGTGCGGTTCTCGCTCGAATCGGCTGAGCCTTATCCGTTCATGCGTTGTTACTGCTCCATCTGCCGTAAAACGGCCGGGGCGGGTGGCTATGCCATCAACTTGGGCGGCGATAATCGGACGCTGGCTGTTGAGGGGCGCGAGAACTTAAGTATCTATCAGGCCAAAATGGTCGATCCGGCAACGGGCGCGACTCGTGTCAGCGACGGGCAGCGTCATTTCTGCAAGCTGTGCGGCAGTGCGCTCTGGTTGTGGGATCCAAATTGGCCGGATCTGGTCCACCCGCATGCATCAGCTATCGATACCGACCTGCCGGAGCCCCCGGAGTCCACGCATCTGATGCTGGCGTCGAAGGCGTCATGGGTCGAGCCACAGGTTGGGCCTGATGACCGCTGCTTCGACCGGTATCCAGACGAGTCGCTCGCCCAGTGGCATCAGCGCCTGGGATTGCAGAGCGAGCCCAGGTAG
- a CDS encoding homoserine dehydrogenase — protein MKPVKVGICGLGTVGGGTFNVLERNAAEIARRAGRGIEVAQIAARHANPRCSTGNTPITADIFEVANNPEIDIVVELIGGYTLARELVLTAIENGKHVVTANKALIAVHGNEIFAKAREKGVIVAFEASVAGGIPVIKAIREGLAGNQINWLAGIINGTGNFILTEMREKGRTFEDVLKEAQELGYAEADPTFDVEGIDAAHKLTILASIAFGVPLQFDKAYTEGISRLTTADVNYAEALGYRIKHLGVARSTDSGIELRVHPTLIPADRLIANVNGVMNAVMVNGDAVGSTLYYGAGAGMEPTASAVVADLVDVARALTTDPNNRVPHLAFQPDSLSAHPILPIGACESAYYLRIQAKDHPGVLAQVATILSERGINIESIMQKEAEVHDGLVPVILVTHRVVEQRIDDAIRALEALTDVVGSVVRIRVEQLN, from the coding sequence TTGAAACCGGTGAAAGTTGGCATCTGTGGGCTGGGAACCGTCGGTGGCGGTACCTTCAATGTGCTCGAGCGCAACGCTGCGGAAATCGCCCGCCGTGCCGGGCGTGGAATCGAAGTCGCGCAGATTGCGGCTCGTCATGCGAACCCAAGGTGCAGCACCGGCAACACTCCGATTACCGCCGATATTTTCGAGGTGGCGAACAACCCCGAGATCGATATCGTCGTCGAGCTGATCGGTGGCTATACTCTGGCCCGCGAGCTCGTGCTCACCGCCATCGAGAACGGCAAACATGTGGTCACGGCAAACAAGGCGCTGATCGCCGTGCACGGCAACGAGATTTTCGCCAAGGCTCGGGAGAAGGGCGTCATCGTCGCGTTCGAAGCATCGGTTGCAGGCGGCATTCCGGTCATCAAGGCGATTCGCGAGGGCCTGGCGGGTAACCAGATCAACTGGCTGGCCGGCATCATCAATGGCACCGGCAACTTCATCCTTACCGAGATGCGCGAGAAAGGCCGTACCTTTGAGGATGTACTTAAGGAAGCGCAGGAGCTCGGCTATGCCGAGGCCGATCCGACCTTTGATGTTGAAGGTATCGATGCCGCTCACAAGCTGACCATCCTCGCCTCCATTGCTTTCGGTGTACCGCTGCAGTTCGACAAGGCCTATACCGAGGGCATCTCCCGTCTGACCACCGCCGACGTCAACTATGCCGAGGCACTGGGTTATCGCATCAAACACTTGGGTGTCGCGCGCAGCACCGATTCGGGTATCGAGCTTCGTGTCCATCCGACGCTGATCCCGGCCGACCGGCTGATCGCCAACGTCAACGGCGTGATGAATGCGGTCATGGTCAACGGTGATGCGGTCGGATCGACCCTGTATTACGGTGCTGGCGCCGGCATGGAGCCGACGGCTTCGGCTGTGGTGGCGGACCTGGTGGATGTGGCGCGAGCCCTTACCACCGACCCGAACAACCGCGTCCCGCACTTGGCGTTCCAGCCCGACTCGCTGTCGGCCCATCCGATCCTCCCGATCGGTGCCTGCGAAAGCGCCTATTACCTGCGGATTCAGGCCAAGGATCATCCCGGCGTGCTGGCACAGGTCGCAACCATCCTGTCCGAGCGCGGGATCAACATTGAGTCGATCATGCAGAAGGAAGCCGAGGTGCATGATGGCCTGGTTCCGGTCATTCTTGTCACCCACCGGGTGGTCGAGCAGCGTATCGATGATGCGATCAGGGCGCTGGAAGCGCTGACCGACGTGGTTGGCAGCGTCGTGAGAATCCGGGTGGAACAGCTGAATTAA
- the thrC gene encoding threonine synthase — protein MRYISTRGQAPALNFEDVLLAGLASDGGLYVPENLPRFTVEEIASWAGLPYHELAFKVMRPFVTGSIPDADFKQILEETYGVFAHSAVAPLRQLNGNEWVLELFHGPTLAFKDFALQLLGRLLDYVLAKRGERVVIIGATSGDTGSAAIEGCRRCDNVDIFILHPHKRVSEVQRRQMTTIFGDNIHNIAIEGNFDDCQEMVKDSFADQGFLKGTRLVAVNSINWARIMAQIVYYFHAALQLGGPARSVAFSVPTGNFGDIFAGYLARNMGLPISQLVVATNRNDILHRFMSGNRYDKDTLHPSLSPSMDIMVSSNFERLLFDLHGRNGAAVAELMNAFKSSGKLSVEEERWTEARKLFDSLAVDDEQTCKTIAEVFAATGELLDPHTAIGVHAARECRRSLSTPMVTLATAHPVKFPEAVEKAGVGKALELPAHLADLFERPERCTVLANDLKAMQKFVGEHGNRGKPL, from the coding sequence ATGCGCTATATCAGTACCCGTGGCCAAGCGCCGGCCCTGAATTTCGAGGATGTTCTGCTCGCCGGCCTGGCCAGCGACGGTGGCCTCTACGTGCCGGAGAACCTGCCGCGTTTCACCGTCGAGGAGATCGCGTCCTGGGCCGGACTGCCGTATCACGAGCTGGCATTCAAGGTGATGCGTCCCTTCGTTACCGGAAGCATTCCCGACGCCGATTTCAAGCAGATTCTTGAAGAGACCTACGGTGTATTCGCTCATAGCGCTGTCGCGCCGCTGCGTCAACTGAACGGCAACGAGTGGGTGCTCGAGCTGTTCCATGGCCCGACCCTGGCGTTCAAGGATTTCGCCCTGCAGCTGTTGGGTCGCCTGCTCGACTACGTGCTGGCCAAGCGAGGCGAGCGGGTAGTAATCATCGGTGCGACCTCCGGCGATACCGGCTCGGCGGCGATCGAAGGCTGCCGTCGCTGCGACAATGTCGATATCTTCATTCTTCATCCGCACAAGCGGGTCTCCGAAGTGCAGCGTCGCCAGATGACCACCATCTTTGGCGACAACATCCACAACATCGCCATCGAAGGCAACTTCGACGACTGCCAGGAGATGGTGAAGGACAGCTTCGCCGACCAAGGCTTTCTCAAGGGCACCCGTCTGGTGGCCGTCAACTCGATCAACTGGGCGCGGATCATGGCCCAGATCGTCTACTACTTCCATGCGGCGCTGCAGCTGGGCGGGCCGGCGCGCTCAGTGGCATTCTCCGTGCCGACCGGTAACTTCGGCGACATTTTCGCGGGCTATCTGGCGCGCAACATGGGCTTGCCGATCAGCCAGCTGGTAGTGGCAACCAACCGCAACGACATCTTGCATCGCTTCATGAGCGGCAACCGTTACGACAAAGACACCCTGCACCCGTCGCTGTCGCCTTCGATGGACATCATGGTGTCGTCGAATTTCGAGCGCCTGCTGTTCGACCTGCACGGACGTAACGGTGCTGCCGTGGCCGAACTGATGAACGCATTCAAATCCAGTGGCAAGCTGTCGGTGGAGGAGGAGCGCTGGACCGAAGCGCGCAAGCTGTTCGACTCGCTGGCCGTGGATGACGAGCAGACCTGCAAGACAATCGCCGAAGTCTTCGCCGCCACCGGCGAGCTGCTGGATCCGCACACGGCGATCGGTGTCCACGCTGCGCGTGAATGCCGTCGCAGCCTGTCGACACCGATGGTGACGCTGGCCACCGCACATCCGGTGAAATTCCCCGAAGCGGTGGAGAAGGCGGGCGTCGGCAAGGCGCTGGAGCTGCCGGCCCACCTCGCCGATCTGTTTGAGCGGCCC